A single genomic interval of Lacrimispora sphenoides JCM 1415 harbors:
- a CDS encoding ATP-binding cassette domain-containing protein, giving the protein MRKEILRLNHVTLEENGERYLDNLDFYILQGEIMGLIISDAKGCSQLIRLICHNIPISFGGVYYEGDRVNHYSHADFTDNRVYVIEERGRLIDSLTISDNLFVMRKGFKKYIINSRVLDHQVELLMAELGLSIDPKRRVSTLSAFERCVTELLKAILAGCRFIILDRISNFLSQMELKQFQDIIREQAKRGTAFLYMGNHHQEVFQIADRAALFHQGIIWKVFEKEEMVETALQPYTISFDLSGSQIREPKEEAVLKLDGVHLNGKEPVGFSLRKGECLMILDMDNQTWEPLVEVLSGSRGIRAGRIYLGERDFAGEEPTDFFKEGVAVIPDDPAETFLFRDMSYMENLTFLLDRKVLFGNLKRSHLRSVRKEYMKKVGPCIDAGKIDRLSMRERYGLAYYRIHLLHPKVAVCVQPLAKGDMYLRRYVLDLIQELKNSGISVLILTSNLADNMDVSDRMIILQDGKVAAEYAKEEFYKVGW; this is encoded by the coding sequence ATGAGAAAGGAAATTCTCCGGCTGAATCATGTTACCCTGGAAGAAAACGGAGAGCGTTATCTGGATAATCTGGATTTTTATATTCTCCAGGGAGAAATTATGGGGCTCATTATATCCGATGCAAAGGGCTGTTCCCAATTGATCCGTCTCATCTGTCATAACATTCCCATAAGCTTTGGCGGAGTATACTATGAAGGAGACCGGGTAAATCATTATTCCCACGCGGACTTTACTGACAACCGGGTTTATGTCATTGAGGAGAGGGGACGGCTCATAGACAGCCTGACCATATCTGATAACCTGTTTGTTATGCGGAAGGGATTTAAAAAGTATATTATTAACAGCAGGGTGCTGGATCATCAGGTGGAGCTTTTGATGGCAGAGTTGGGACTTTCCATTGATCCCAAACGCCGGGTTTCAACCTTAAGCGCCTTTGAGCGCTGTGTGACTGAGCTTTTAAAAGCCATTCTGGCCGGGTGCCGGTTCATTATTCTGGACAGGATCAGCAATTTCTTAAGCCAGATGGAACTAAAACAGTTTCAGGACATTATCAGAGAGCAGGCAAAGAGGGGGACCGCATTCCTTTATATGGGCAACCATCATCAGGAGGTGTTCCAGATTGCGGACCGGGCGGCTCTTTTTCATCAGGGAATCATATGGAAGGTGTTTGAAAAAGAAGAAATGGTGGAAACGGCCCTTCAGCCTTACACCATATCGTTTGACTTATCCGGCAGCCAAATCCGGGAACCTAAGGAGGAGGCTGTTCTTAAATTGGATGGCGTGCATTTGAACGGAAAAGAGCCGGTGGGTTTTTCTCTGCGAAAAGGGGAATGTCTGATGATACTGGATATGGATAATCAGACCTGGGAGCCTCTGGTGGAGGTCCTCTCCGGCAGCAGGGGAATCAGGGCCGGCAGGATTTACCTGGGAGAAAGGGACTTTGCAGGAGAGGAGCCCACGGACTTTTTTAAGGAGGGAGTAGCTGTCATTCCTGATGATCCGGCTGAAACCTTCCTGTTTAGGGACATGAGCTATATGGAAAACCTGACGTTTCTTCTGGACCGGAAGGTTTTGTTCGGGAATTTAAAGCGCAGCCATCTTCGCAGTGTACGGAAAGAATATATGAAAAAGGTGGGGCCCTGTATTGATGCTGGTAAGATTGACCGTTTAAGCATGCGGGAAAGATACGGCCTTGCCTATTACCGGATCCATCTCCTTCACCCTAAGGTCGCTGTGTGCGTACAGCCGCTGGCAAAGGGGGACATGTACTTAAGGCGTTATGTGCTGGATCTGATCCAGGAGCTGAAAAACAGCGGAATTTCGGTACTCATTCTCACAAGCAACCTTGCCGACAACATGGATGTATCAGACCGGATGATAATTCTGCAGGATGGAAAGGTGGCGGCAGAATACGCGAAAGAGGAATTTTATAAAGTAGGC